The Shewanella pealeana ATCC 700345 genome contains the following window.
AATCGATGAGATAGACTCCCAATTTACATTGTCACGTCAGCATTCTAAGTAGACAATCTCTACCTGCGTCGACAGCGGCGTGCTAGACTGCTTCGGTTTGCTGTATTGTACCGAGAATTAGACGACTATGACTAGGTTAAGCTTCCCTTATGGTGAATCAATCGAATGGTTTTCGCCAGAACAAATCTCCAATTTACCTGCGCCACCTCTTAAGGACTGGCTGCTCAGCACATGTAGCTTAACCCAAAAGCTAAAGAAGCAATGCGCTCACTTTGAAGTAAAAATTCTTGGAGAAGATACCCTCTCTTTGCAACCTGAAGACTCATTTGGCAGTGAAACTATCTGGGTTAGAGAGGTCTTACTCATTCTAGATGGCACCCCATGGATCTTCGCCAGAACCTTGATCCCTGGGCGTCTGCTAGAAAAGAAGCAGCAGGAGTTTTTAGGTTTAGGCGTTAGGCCCTTGGGCGAACTACTCTATTCGACCGATGCGTTTATTCCCGGGCGAATCGAAGTGGCCCATTTTGAAGCCTGTTGTAAGATAGCTAAACTTGCCGAATCGCTGCAACAAGACGTGACCCAACCGCTATGGGGACGTCGTCGCTATTTCCAGTATGACAACGAGCAATTAATCGTCAGCGAAGTATTTCTGCCCGCCGCTCAGCAAGCCATTGCCAAGCTATAAACATTGGCTGTTATGTAACAGCTAAAAAAAGCCCGTGAATTGGGCTTTTTGTATTTATGATTGTTGGCGTCGGTGCGCACTCAACAAGCCAAGCACCAATACAGAAAGCCAACCTAAACTCCCTCCACCCGATGATTCACCACCATTATCGACAACTGCAGCCGCGGTTACCGTTATGGTGGCACTCTTCTTCGCCGTTTGCCCCATACTGTCTGTCACTGTCAACATCACGGTATAGCTACCAGCTGTACCATAGGTATAGCTAGGTGAAGCTGCCGAGCTAGTATTACCATCACCAAACTCCCACTGATAGCTCAACTCGCCATTGCCGCCTGTAGATTGATCCGAAAAACTCACCTGCAAGTTAGAGATACTATGAGTAAAATCGACCTCAATAGCAGAGCCCACTACAACATTGAGATGATTAATAAAGCTTGCCCCATTACCGTCAGTCACAGTTAGCGATACTAAGTAATTACCATCTGTCGCATATGTATAGCGAGGAGATGCCTCTGTGCTAGTCGCACCTGTGATACCAAAATCCCAAGTGTAAGTATAATGACCATCACCACCGCTGGCATTGGCGGAGAAGCTAGCCTCTCGACCTTGTAAGCTATAACTAATGCTTGTATTCAGCTCTTGTGAATCGGGCGGCGTTTGACTGGTATACCTAAGCTGCACTGTAGCATTGCTGCTATTACTCGATTGAGCCATCACCTCCATAGTGAGTCCAAGCTCTGGTAATACCGTTCCTGATTCTGGTTGTAGCGGCGCACTATAATCATTGGCATCATCGAATAGCTTGGCGCCACTTAAGTGATCATCGTTAAAATAGCTCGACTGGTTAAATAGACTGAAAGCGGCATCTCTCACCTGTACACTAGAGTCATTGCTGCCAATTAGATTCTGGTCGGCATCGACCACACTAATTAAGCTATAACCTGGATGATTACTGACTTCATTATCGCTGTACTCTTGGTTTTCAAACCAGAGTACGACTCCAGGATCATAAGATTCAGATTTAAGCCCTTTATCAATCCCTTGTTGGCTTCTTAGCTGGACAATGTAACGCCTGTCTTTACCCGGACGCGTATTGCCCACCCGAATAAATCCCGCATAGGCAATATCTTCATCCAGCTCGGCGCCATTAGAGAACACCGTTTCGGTATCATCGTGTTTGATATTAATGTCATCAATCACTATGCCATAGTCCCCCACAGCTGGAT
Protein-coding sequences here:
- a CDS encoding chorismate--pyruvate lyase family protein, whose product is MTRLSFPYGESIEWFSPEQISNLPAPPLKDWLLSTCSLTQKLKKQCAHFEVKILGEDTLSLQPEDSFGSETIWVREVLLILDGTPWIFARTLIPGRLLEKKQQEFLGLGVRPLGELLYSTDAFIPGRIEVAHFEACCKIAKLAESLQQDVTQPLWGRRRYFQYDNEQLIVSEVFLPAAQQAIAKL